The Capra hircus breed San Clemente chromosome 22, ASM170441v1, whole genome shotgun sequence DNA segment CCCCGCTGCTCTGGCTGCGCACCCCAAGCTCTTTCTGCTGGAGAACGCCAAGTTGGCCGGCCTGACCGCGGACAAGTTTGCCCATCCAGCCCCCTACGCTCATAAGGAGCGCTTGCCTGCGCCGCTGGAGCAGGTGCTGAAGGAGAACTCGGGCCTGACTGCTGAACGCGGCGGAGTCAAGGGCCACAGCAAGCTGCCCGGGGGCTCAGCAGACGGCAAGCCTAAAAACTTCACCTGCGAGGTGTGCGGAAAGGTGAGGCTCGGGGTCCTCGGAGTCTGGGAGGGGTGAGCAGCTGCTTCCTTGAGGGGCAGCCTGGACGGCCCCTTTCTCAAATTTGGGAGCTCCCTAGTAGCTGTCTACTCGAATTGAGGGCACagttgggcctcagtttccttttctgtaaaatggggatgccTTTGTCAGCTGCCTCACAGGACTGGCACGAACAGTGGATTCGGCAGCtctttacaaaatgaaaagggcTCTGGTTTCTGAAGGGGATATTGGTTGGGGGAGGTGGTCTCTGCGCGCCAGCCCCCCCTCAACCCTGCCCAGGCGGACTCGGACAGACAGCCACAAGGCCCCCTTGTGTGCTTCTATAGGTGTTTAACGCTCACTATAACCTCACCCGCCACATGCCAGTCCACACCGGAGCCAGACCGTTCGTGTGCAAAGTCTGTGGCAAAGGCTTCCGCCAGGCCAGCACGCTCTGCAGACACAAAATTATCCACACCCAGGTACGTGGGCCCCGGGTGTGGCCCGACCCGTACCCAACACCCGGAACTAAGTgatggggatggggagagaaTGACCAAGGGTTCCCCTTATAACCTCCACCAGAGGCCCCTGTCCCTTCGGTGTGCCCCTTCCAGGTGCCCCtcaaggtggcttctcctggccgggGCCTCAGCCTCATGATACGCACGCCCTTCTCCGCAGGAAAAGCCGCATAAATGCAACCAGTGCGGCAAAGCCTTCAACCGCAGCTCCACGCTCAACACACACATTCGCATCCACGCGGGCTACAAGCCCTTCGTCTGTGAATTTTGCGGCAAAGGCTTTCACCAAAAAGGTAACGTGCTGGGCGAGgccctctcctcacctcccctTGGGTCTCGGCAGGTCATCGCTAGCGGGAAGGCAAAGAAGGATctggagagagagcagagagCGCGCGAGGGCCGCGGGCTCAGGCGCAGCATTTCTTTGGAATCGGGTTGTACGGGGTTTCGGTGGAAGCTCTCCGGGTTGGATTAGTAGAGCTCGCTGGACTCAAGCTGGTTGCGCGGGGAGACTGTGAATTTGGGAGATGGGAAGAAGGAAAGGGGTAGAGGGAAAGGAAGCTGGAGAAAGACAAGGTATCGCCCTATGGCGGAAGCATCCCTTTGTAGCCGGGATTCttttgaaaatggagaaaaaaaaaatttgaggcGTAATCCACCTCCTGGGAACAATTTAGATTGGGGGAAACCGCTACTGTCTCCAGCATTCCGCTTGGATTTTCCCAGGCACGTTCGGATCTCCAAGTGGTAGTTAGGGGACAACAGggagtaactttaaaaataataataagaaaataataataataggggaCGAAGCCCGGGTTCATGCGAATTTCTTCGAGCGAGGCGGCGGCCCGGACAAGGGCCCCATGCGTCTCTCTGGGCAGCACAAAAGTTTCCGGGCCGGCGGAGCTCAGCGGGAGGGATGCTGCGCGGGCCTCAGGCCCCGGCGGGGCTGGGACGCGGGGCGGCTACGCGGGACTCGGCCCTGCATCCTATAGTGAGAGCCCGGGGCTTGACGCGTACGAAGTTTGACAACTTCTTCACTCGGAGAGGTCGCGCCTGCCTAGCCAAGCGTCGCCTTCTTTACGCGGGCACCTGAGCCAACCCCGGGACACCCGGCCCCTCCCCGTCCCACTttatcccccccccctttttgtTTTTGGTCTCCTGTAGGGAACTACAAGAATCACAAGCTGACCCACAGCGGCGAGAAGCAGTACAAATGTACCATTTGCAACAAGGCCTTCCACCAGGTCTATAACCTGACCTTCCACATGCACACCCACAACGACAAGAAGCCTTTCACGTGCGCCACTTGCGGCAAAGGGTTTTGCAGAAACTTTGACTTAAAGAAACACGTGCGCAAACTCCACGACAGCGTGGGCCCCGCCGCCCCCTCCACAAAGGACCTGACTCGGACAGTGCAGAGCTGAGAGCTCCTGCCTCACCCTCCCTTCCAGTCCTGTCCAACCCCCAAACAGATCACACGTATAAACTTTCTAAAattaagagaaaggagagagagagagagaaaaaaaaaaagctatagcaGAAAGGCTAAAATCTATTTATCGAAACCAGCATATTTTTGGAAAGCTAAACG contains these protein-coding regions:
- the FEZF2 gene encoding fez family zinc finger protein 2 is translated as MASSASLETMVPPACPRAGASPATSKTLAFSIERIMAKTSEPRAPFEPRPGALDADSGQGKKLLNLCSPLPCMIPLQPLGYEVPSKTLLSYSELWKSSLRAGGSGGGGGGGGGGGGGAPVCGASGLCKTNCGVCCKAELGLVPSALPAGRVIKPQVINQAVGLPASGSLYYFNYLDSATYPPSELLGGHLFPSGLLNTQTPAALAAHPKLFLLENAKLAGLTADKFAHPAPYAHKERLPAPLEQVLKENSGLTAERGGVKGHSKLPGGSADGKPKNFTCEVCGKVFNAHYNLTRHMPVHTGARPFVCKVCGKGFRQASTLCRHKIIHTQEKPHKCNQCGKAFNRSSTLNTHIRIHAGYKPFVCEFCGKGFHQKGNYKNHKLTHSGEKQYKCTICNKAFHQVYNLTFHMHTHNDKKPFTCATCGKGFCRNFDLKKHVRKLHDSVGPAAPSTKDLTRTVQS